From the Glandiceps talaboti chromosome 12, keGlaTala1.1, whole genome shotgun sequence genome, one window contains:
- the LOC144443266 gene encoding semaphorin-4D-like: MTMKMIMIKVAVLSLCLSLVNGVEYNNVVEYTEIKAYVNDTGVRYYKSLYLDDGNLYMGAVNSETNKGVVIKVNADDISDPYSRDEERIEFEVEVNPTLLCNVSTQEPEKVCKNYIRVVESDPSSSNLLVCGTNAQNPKCYHVAKDLSSKSDSFDGKKKCPKLPDDYVVAKFGTDNALYAATLSGAGSYVIARFTNSDDSDSELETEGDTKWQLEPEYIDMYQYTASGGVPQMLVFFRETANENTDLYPKELTYARIAKVCEKDKGGSANILTNKWTSYLKARLACYDNGGTSEYQQFYDILEDTFLIGEVVYGVFTSSKNGVTQSAMCSFSLSKSDMDNVFDAGTYWYQERAGEKWNTETPGLTPKPGECIDNSNVGTGNEAVYRALRNHPLTSELYNFQEDMPQLTSFSGIKFTHISGIKVDGTGYTLLYIGTDRGTVIKALHYNNEAVTIDEIMVSAEKAPISVMTISSMFLYVGFDDKVVQLPLYQCNHHSRCDDCVAARDPHCAWNGDECVHIDQGGSNPKQDVVNGDASVCVETPATSFSVEETGADIIVSCFVRGVKWFKDGEELMVHHGAKYIAVDGLGLTVTQVTTTDSGEYKCTNDDSSVTYSQTTVSVKPPLISATPEFLEPNLAGQAFTVVKDKPFVLYCRASGPNDMTLKWYDGDGNELDAVLDVLFTTTHELFSTLSTTTDIEKTYICKLNDDDTKKSQVTIAVEDTLSEEHINESLNWDVKYYEYGKKVKVWESTADVCKDSNGNSVTKPETCPSCQCGASTVP, encoded by the exons AAATCAAGGCATATGTTAATGATACTGGTGTTAGATACTATAAATCACTGTATTTGGATGACGGCAATCTCTACATGGGTGCAGTTAATAGTGAGACTAATAAAGGTGTTGTGATCAAGGTTAATGCTGATGACATATCGGATCCATACTCTAGAGATGAG GAACGAATAGAATTTGAGGTTGAAGTTAATCCAACTTTATTATGTAACGTGTCAACTCAAGAACCAGAAAAA GTATGTAAGAACTACATCAGAGTCGTAGAGTCTGATCCTAGTAGCAGCAACTTACTGGTTTGTGGTACTAATGCACAGAATCCAAAGTGTTACCATGTGGCTAAAGACTTG TCATCAAAGAGTGATTCTTTTGACGGAAAAAAGAAGTGTCCAAAGTTACCTGATGATTATGTTGTAGCTAAGTTTGGAACAGATAATGCACTATATGCAGCCACCTTGAGTGGTGCAGGTAGCTATGTAATAGCACGATTTACAAATAGTGATGATTCTGACTCCGAACTTGAGACAGAAGGTGATACTAAATGGCAATTAG agCCGGAGTATATTgatatgtatcaatatacagCTTCTGGTGGTGTTCCTCAAATGTTGGTATTTTTCCGTGAAACtgcaaatgaaaacactgacttGTACCCAAAAGAGCTGACATATGCAAGAATTGCAAAAGTCTGTGAA AAAGATAAAGGCGGAAGTGCTAATATTCTTACAAATAAATGGACAAGTTATCTAAAAGCACGACTGGCATGTTATGATAATGGTGGTACATCAGAGTATCAACAATTTTATGATATACTTG AGGATACATTCCTTATTGGTGAAGTAGTATATGGTGTATTCACTTCGTCAAA GAATGGTGTTACTCAGTCTGCAATGTGTTCATTTTCCTTGTCTAAAAGTGATATGGATAATGTATTTGATGCTGGAACCTACTGGTATCAGGAGAGAGCAGGAGAAAAATGGAATACTGAAACCCCAGGTTTGACACCAAAACCAGGAGAG TGTATTGACAACAGTAATGTTGGGACTGGAAATGAAGCTGTTTATAGAGCTTTGAGGAATCACCCTTTAACATCTGAGTTATACAACTTCCAGGAAGACATGCCACAGCTGACATCATTTTCAGGGATAAAATTCACTCATATTAGTGGCATAAAGGTGGACGGCACAggctacactttactttatattGGTACAG ACAGAGGGACTGTTATCAAAGCTTTGCACTACAACAATGAAGCTGTAACAATTGATGAAATTATGGTGTCAGCTGAG AAAGCACCCATTTCAGTGATGACGATTTCTAGTATGTTCCTGTATGTTGGTTTTGATGATAAAGTCGTTCAATTACCATTGTACCAATGTAACCACCACAGCCGTTGTGATGACTGTGTTGCTGCCAGGGATCCACATTGTGCTTGGAATGGCGATGAATGTGTCCATATAGATCAAGGTGGCAG TAACCCAAAACAAGATGTTGTGAATGGTGATGCAAGTGTCTGTGTAGAAACTCCTG CTACCTCATTTAGTGTTGAAGAAACAGGTGCAGATATCATAGTAAGTTGCTTTGTTAGAGGTGTGAAATGGTTCAAAGATGGAGAAGAGTTAATGGTGCATCACGGTGCTAAGTACATTGCAGTAGATGGATTGGGTCTTACTGTGACACAAGTAACGACTACTGACAGTGgagaatacaaatgtacaaatgatgaTAGCTCTGTCACATACAGTCAGACAACTGTATCTGTCAAGCCTCCACTAATATCAGCTACTCCAGAATTTTTAGAACCAAATCTGGCAGGACAGGCTTTTACTGTTGTCAAGGACAAAccatttgtattgtattgtcgtGCTAGTGGGCCCAATGATATGACTTTGAAGTGGTATGATGGGGATGGTAATGAACTTGATGCTGTACTTGATGTACTGTTTACTACAACGCATGAGCTGTTCAGTACTTTGTCTACTACCACTGACATTGAGAAGACGTACATATGCAAACTGAATGATGATGATACTAAAAAGTCTCAAGTCACCATAGCAGTTGAAG ataCTTTATCAGAGGAACATATCAATGAATCTCTTAATTGGGATGTCAAATATTATGAGTATGGTAAGAAGGTAAAAGTATGGGAAAGTACTGCT GATGTCTGCAAGGACAGTAATGGTAACTCTGTTACTAAACCTGAAACATGTCCTTCTTGTCAGTGTGGAGCCAGTACTGTTCCTTAG